The following are from one region of the Vanessa atalanta unplaced genomic scaffold, ilVanAtal1.2, whole genome shotgun sequence genome:
- the LOC125076780 gene encoding translation initiation factor IF-2-like produces METASDASVRFVDHDDSDSDSDSARLTADRRGNSKNGLSQARAELKKKEEEDRELAFERTLRSRAFKKAPAAAPVVNEPTPAINIADPADLSAEELRAEAGRNAAQIREVALKSSNLKGGFIKKLKDAATSLEGVVEALASRTEAEESRRLRADNNRLHREVENLKAELKAHRREYAEMRTTVAAATEAANTPRGAPSMEELKDFIVRSIGAAMKDQLAGLEERLPARMQRPPSAADKPQEVTPSHASAARQPAIPKKARKTAPPVAQSPTAGPPCATVSAPVAPATSQTPPNKVTSWSTVVKKGRKGSKTTSSADATAAKAPPKTPQPAKSKLATPRSAAIVLTLQPEAVGKGVTYAQVLERAEQSVKLQDLGISGGLKVRRTATGARALELPKAQAEQADRLAAKLRTVLDGVADVVRPVKKADLKVTGLDDSVTLEKLAAAIAHAGDCSSGAVKCGVMQRGPGYMGMVRVTCPLTAAKKLAAAGRLLVGWSSAK; encoded by the coding sequence TCCGATTCGGACTCCGACTCGGCGAGACTCACTGCCGACCGCCGCGGCAACTCAAAGAACGGGCTCAGCCAAGCTAGGGCTGAACTTAAAAAGAAAGAGGAGGAAGACAGGGAGCTCGCCTTCGAACGTACCCTGCGCAGCCGAGCCTTTAAAAAGGCGCCGGCTGCGGCGCCGGTGGTCAACGAGCCGACCCCCGCAATAAACATCGCAGACCCAGCCGACTTAAGCGCCGAGGAGCTCCGCGCGGAGGCTGGCCGAAATGCGGCCCAGATACGAGAGGTCGCTCTTAAATCCTCCAACTTGAAAGGAGGGTTTATTAAAAAGCTAAAGGACGCAGCGACCTCTCTGGAGGGTGTGGTCGAGGCCCTCGCCTCTCGGACGGAGGCCGAGGAGAGCAGGAGGCTCCGGGCGGATAACAACCGCCTGCACAGGGAGGTTGAAAACCTCAAGGCGGAGCTAAAGGCCCACCGCCGTGAGTACGCGGAGATGCGTACCACGGTGGCAGCGGCGACCGAGGCGGCCAACACCCCGCGAGGCGCTCCTTCGATGGAGGAGCTCAAGGACTTCATCGTCAGGTCGATCGGCGCGGCGATGAAGGACCAATTGGCGGGCCTGGAGGAGCGCCTCCCTGCGAGGATGCAGCGACCTCCCTCCGCGGCAGATAAACCGCAAGAGGTGACGCCGTCTCACGCGTCGGCGGCCCGTCAGCCGGCGATACCGAAAAAGGCCAGGAAAACGGCCCCACCAGTGGCACAATCGCCGACCGCAGGCCCTCCATGTGCGACGGTAAGCGCCCCGGTTGCACCGGCGACGTCCCAGACACCACCGAACAAGGTAACGTCCTGGTCCACGGTGGTGAAGAAGGGCAGGAAGGGGAGCAAGACCACCTCTTCCGCCGACGCTACGGCCGCAAAGGCGCCGCCGAAGACGCCCCAGCCAGCCAAATCGAAGCTGGCCACCCCTCGCTCGGCTGCAATCGTTCTCACGTTGCAGCCGGAAGCAGTAGGAAAGGGCGTCACCTACGCGCAGGTCCTGGAGAGAGCGGAGCAAAGTGTCAAGCTCCAGGACCTAGGAATCAGCGGTGGGCTGAAGGTGCGACGCACGGCGACCGGAGCCAGGGCTCTCGAGCTGCCGAAAGCCCAAGCGGAGCAGGCCGATAGGTTGGCGGCGAAGCTCCGCACAGTTCTCGACGGGGTCGCTGACGTAGTGCGCCCGGTCAAGAAGGCCGACCTGAAGGTGACGGGGCTCGACGACTCCGTCACCTTGGAGAAACTGGCCGCGGCGATCGCGCACGCCGGTGACTGCTCCTCCGGGGCGGTGAAGTGCGGAGTGATGCAGCGCGGACCCGGCTATATGGGGATGGTCCGCGTCACCTGCCCCCTCACGG